In Luteolibacter sp. Y139, a genomic segment contains:
- a CDS encoding WD40 repeat domain-containing serine/threonine protein kinase: protein MNPANGSVCEICGEPMPRGGPCSRCLFKVSFSDLEEPPLEESEPWARLANLDLHEEIGRGGMGVVYRARQAGLERTVAVKVLLRARFAGAEERERFHREARAAARLKHPGIVSIFDIGEDDGVPWFCMEHLPGKNLEEAVRDHPLPAKDAARHMRRVAEAVQHAHDHDVLHRDLKPSNILLDGEGDPRVTDFGIARMDASNASELTRTGQVLGSPGYSAPEQAFGGEANARTDVYGLGASLYHLLTGRPPFVGPTLDTILVQLREDDPLSLRRLNPSVPRDLETVCLKCLRKDPVQRYSTAQEVADDLGRFLAGEPIHAKPLGPLGRAWRWGRRRPWTTALAIACTILVATLIAGFVVTEQREDREGRRVILIAASHEARAQREGDSGKRAIAAVREAWGIKPSPGLRNEAIAALSLPGVEFLPALGGDLPAPPTGELSVADPSGRRRAVVRHLPGGRADAIDIVSVSDGKVLHELKNDHRITCLDWSGELLIAGGKSIRLVQVWDTTTGQRLHRFGGHNADLGAVAFRPGGQEFVSIARDGMLKVWHAGLGAELLRVTGLPEHAGPVAWSEDGTVLRVRRSDGSAVDGFRFQWPRFLTVVGPGAPEPRSENIDSLHLDASGRVAVTVDEKVCRLWSLAEGREVARFPKVDVEWMSAALTPETLWLCSWNVGLRRIPLSPGAWPAVTDLQATKIGPGPLLVATSRDGKFLALTKNDEDPKNDRVLLVSTADFSIRNLPQQDPYCAAFSPDGTLLVTGSFRVPGATLHSLQGGSPRPLDHPGLVLGALFTDDGHSLWLWGDHAVTRWNTATWKSETVLTGQAPNGFTVSPDGTLAASATRRAVILHRTSDLAEIARLEIPAAVGEVGMPTLTFSPDGHHLAIHVEDGAVISWDLPTLRAELAKLGMDWE from the coding sequence ATGAACCCCGCCAACGGCAGCGTGTGCGAAATCTGCGGCGAGCCGATGCCTCGCGGAGGGCCATGCTCGCGCTGTCTTTTCAAGGTCTCCTTCAGCGACCTCGAAGAGCCGCCGCTTGAGGAATCGGAGCCGTGGGCCCGGCTGGCAAATCTCGACCTCCACGAGGAAATCGGCCGCGGCGGCATGGGCGTGGTCTATCGCGCCCGGCAGGCCGGGCTGGAGCGCACGGTCGCGGTGAAGGTGCTGCTGCGGGCGCGCTTCGCCGGAGCGGAGGAAAGGGAGCGCTTCCACCGCGAGGCCCGGGCGGCAGCACGGCTGAAGCACCCCGGCATCGTCAGTATTTTCGACATCGGCGAGGACGATGGCGTGCCCTGGTTCTGCATGGAGCACCTGCCGGGAAAGAACCTGGAGGAGGCCGTGCGCGACCATCCGCTGCCCGCAAAGGATGCCGCCCGGCACATGCGCCGCGTGGCGGAGGCCGTCCAACACGCGCACGACCACGACGTGCTTCACCGAGACCTGAAGCCGTCCAATATCCTGTTAGACGGCGAAGGCGATCCGCGCGTGACCGACTTCGGCATCGCCCGGATGGACGCTTCCAATGCCTCCGAACTCACGCGCACCGGCCAAGTCCTCGGCTCTCCCGGCTACTCGGCTCCGGAGCAAGCTTTCGGCGGAGAAGCCAACGCCCGGACCGACGTTTACGGCCTCGGAGCATCGCTCTACCACCTCCTCACCGGACGGCCGCCCTTCGTGGGGCCGACGCTGGATACGATTCTCGTCCAGCTCCGCGAAGACGATCCGCTCTCCCTTCGCCGGCTGAATCCCAGCGTTCCCCGCGACTTGGAAACGGTCTGCCTGAAATGCCTGCGCAAGGATCCCGTCCAGCGCTACTCCACCGCGCAGGAGGTCGCGGACGACCTCGGGCGCTTCCTTGCCGGCGAGCCGATTCATGCCAAGCCCCTCGGCCCGCTCGGCCGGGCGTGGCGCTGGGGCCGTCGGCGTCCATGGACCACGGCGCTCGCCATCGCGTGCACCATCCTGGTGGCGACGCTGATTGCAGGCTTCGTGGTGACGGAGCAGCGCGAGGATCGCGAGGGGCGCCGGGTAATCCTGATCGCGGCCTCCCACGAGGCGAGGGCCCAGCGGGAAGGCGACTCGGGGAAACGGGCGATCGCTGCGGTTCGAGAGGCCTGGGGAATCAAGCCTTCCCCGGGGCTTAGGAATGAAGCGATCGCCGCGCTCTCGCTGCCGGGTGTCGAATTCTTGCCTGCGCTCGGAGGAGACCTCCCGGCCCCGCCCACCGGAGAGCTATCCGTTGCCGATCCTTCAGGCCGTCGCCGCGCCGTCGTCCGTCATCTGCCCGGTGGACGCGCCGATGCCATCGACATCGTGTCGGTCTCTGACGGCAAGGTACTCCACGAACTCAAGAACGACCACCGCATCACCTGCCTCGACTGGTCGGGCGAGCTGCTCATCGCCGGAGGCAAGTCGATCCGGCTGGTGCAGGTGTGGGATACCACCACCGGCCAGCGCCTGCATCGTTTCGGCGGCCACAATGCCGACCTCGGAGCGGTCGCCTTCCGCCCCGGCGGCCAGGAGTTCGTCAGCATCGCCCGGGATGGCATGCTGAAGGTCTGGCACGCCGGCCTAGGTGCGGAGCTGCTGCGCGTGACCGGCTTGCCCGAGCATGCCGGACCGGTCGCGTGGTCGGAAGACGGCACCGTCCTGCGCGTGCGCCGCTCGGACGGCAGCGCGGTCGATGGCTTCCGCTTCCAGTGGCCGCGTTTTCTCACCGTGGTCGGTCCCGGAGCGCCCGAACCGCGATCGGAGAACATCGATAGCCTGCACCTCGATGCCTCCGGCCGGGTCGCCGTCACGGTGGATGAAAAGGTCTGCCGACTGTGGTCACTCGCCGAGGGCCGTGAAGTGGCGCGATTCCCAAAGGTCGACGTCGAGTGGATGTCCGCCGCACTCACCCCGGAGACCTTGTGGCTGTGCAGCTGGAATGTGGGGCTCCGGCGAATCCCACTTTCCCCCGGTGCGTGGCCCGCCGTCACCGACCTGCAAGCCACGAAAATCGGCCCCGGTCCGCTGCTGGTCGCGACGTCCCGGGATGGAAAATTCCTGGCCCTCACCAAAAACGACGAGGATCCGAAGAACGACCGCGTGCTTCTCGTTTCCACCGCCGACTTCTCGATCCGGAACCTCCCGCAGCAAGACCCCTACTGCGCCGCCTTTTCGCCGGATGGAACCCTGCTCGTCACCGGCAGCTTCCGCGTCCCCGGTGCCACCTTGCACTCCCTGCAAGGCGGATCACCCCGGCCGCTGGATCACCCCGGCCTCGTGCTCGGAGCCCTCTTCACCGACGACGGCCATTCCCTCTGGCTCTGGGGCGACCACGCCGTGACGCGCTGGAACACCGCCACGTGGAAATCCGAGACCGTGCTCACCGGCCAAGCGCCGAACGGCTTCACCGTCTCGCCGGATGGCACCCTCGCCGCCAGCGCCACCCGCCGCGCCGTCATCCTCCACCGCACCAGCGATCTCGCGGAAATCGCCCGCCTCGAAATCCCCGCCGCCGTCGGCGAGGTCGGCATGCCCACGCTCACCTTCAGCCCGGACGGCCATCACCTGGCAATCCACGTCGAAGACGGCGCGGTCATCTCATGGGACCTCCCTACCCTGCGTGCCGAACTCGCGAAGCTCGGGATGGACTGGGAGTGA
- a CDS encoding endonuclease/exonuclease/phosphatase family protein has product MESSAVPHRWSPLLKATAGRVPVALLAIAALGTAGSPLGIWSSHIERMSHFRWWWLGLLVALASWFFRKQRRALAAIAAALTAWAAIPLGPYWISHPKVASENALKFLAWNVLWENPTKDLALPWLGHQEADVLLLTECTDEWRQRLSPLKEKYPFQISSGRDGAEGMWLLSRYPLDVPDADGIAADKPWISTLMHAPGGPVRILGMHPRTPRAGQRFDQRNQQYDHAADIAANAGTPVVLLGDLNCTPFSPWFQRLLKRGKLHDSALGFGLPSTWHSNGIGLPIDHILVSSDWQVVERKVHPDWMGSDHRPVIAVLALSSSPDRNDKQ; this is encoded by the coding sequence ATGGAAAGCTCCGCCGTGCCGCATCGCTGGAGCCCGCTGCTGAAAGCAACCGCCGGAAGGGTGCCTGTGGCATTGCTGGCAATCGCAGCCTTGGGCACGGCAGGTTCGCCACTGGGCATTTGGTCGAGCCACATCGAGCGCATGAGCCACTTCCGCTGGTGGTGGCTCGGGCTGCTTGTGGCACTTGCCAGCTGGTTTTTCAGGAAGCAGAGACGTGCCTTGGCTGCGATTGCGGCAGCACTGACCGCATGGGCTGCCATCCCCTTGGGGCCCTACTGGATCTCCCATCCCAAGGTCGCGAGTGAAAACGCGCTGAAGTTCCTCGCTTGGAACGTCCTTTGGGAGAACCCGACAAAAGACCTCGCGCTGCCTTGGCTGGGCCATCAGGAGGCGGACGTCCTTCTCCTCACCGAATGCACGGACGAGTGGCGCCAGAGGCTCTCGCCGCTGAAGGAAAAGTATCCCTTCCAGATCTCTAGCGGCCGCGACGGGGCGGAAGGCATGTGGCTCTTGAGCCGCTATCCTTTGGATGTGCCCGACGCTGACGGCATCGCTGCGGACAAGCCGTGGATTTCCACCCTCATGCATGCACCCGGCGGACCAGTCCGGATCCTCGGCATGCATCCCCGCACCCCGCGCGCGGGGCAGCGCTTCGACCAGCGGAATCAGCAATACGACCACGCGGCGGACATCGCGGCCAACGCCGGAACACCGGTGGTCCTTCTCGGCGATCTGAACTGCACCCCGTTTTCGCCATGGTTCCAACGCCTGCTGAAACGCGGGAAACTCCACGATTCAGCACTGGGCTTCGGCCTCCCTTCGACGTGGCACAGCAATGGCATCGGCCTGCCCATCGACCACATCCTCGTCAGCAGCGACTGGCAAGTGGTGGAAAGGAAGGTTCACCCGGACTGGATGGGCTCCGACCATCGCCCGGTGATCGCGGTGCTGGCCCTTTCTTCCTCGCCCGACCGCAACGACAAGCAGTAG
- a CDS encoding anthranilate synthase component II, producing MLLIIDNYDSFTYNLVQYFGELGAEMKIVRNDALTVDEVKALKPERICISPGPCTPNEAGISCELIEKLGPTTPILGVCLGHQSIGQVYGGDVVRAAQLMHGKTSPILHEGKSVFAGLASPFEATRYHSLIVKRETLPDCLEITAWTADGVIMGLRHKEHPVHGVQFHPESILTQDGKRILENFLSF from the coding sequence ATGTTGCTCATCATCGATAACTACGATTCCTTCACCTACAACCTCGTCCAATACTTCGGCGAGCTCGGGGCGGAGATGAAGATCGTGCGCAACGACGCTCTGACGGTGGATGAGGTGAAGGCCCTCAAGCCGGAACGCATCTGCATTTCACCGGGTCCGTGCACGCCGAATGAAGCGGGCATCTCCTGTGAGTTGATCGAGAAGCTCGGGCCAACGACTCCGATCCTTGGCGTTTGCCTCGGCCACCAATCGATCGGCCAAGTCTACGGTGGCGACGTCGTTCGTGCAGCGCAGCTCATGCACGGCAAGACCTCGCCGATCCTGCATGAGGGCAAGAGCGTCTTCGCCGGTCTGGCGAGTCCCTTCGAGGCCACGCGCTATCACTCACTCATCGTGAAGCGCGAGACCTTGCCGGACTGCCTGGAGATCACCGCATGGACTGCCGATGGCGTCATCATGGGCCTGCGGCACAAGGAGCATCCGGTCCACGGCGTGCAGTTCCACCCGGAGTCGATCCTGACCCAGGATGGGAAGCGCATCCTGGAGAACTTCCTGTCGTTCTGA
- a CDS encoding RNA polymerase sigma factor has product MPPHSDESPPSARFATTRWTLLGNAGEASRRDKAWEHFSRSYWYPVYAYIRRRGHGPDNASDLTQAFFAKLIEQDWLSKVEQRDARFSTLLVTILKNFLIKSHHRETAQKRGGGEKPVSLDLAHAEHWFGQEPATPDAPEAFFEKRWAHAVMEAALARLREEYDSTGKGKVFEAISQFLYREAVPGDYDAVGEQLGIHGRSVAVAVYRMRTDFRAMVRNEVAAGLRDDSLVEEEMKSLVELLGT; this is encoded by the coding sequence ATGCCCCCGCATTCCGATGAGTCCCCTCCGTCCGCGCGTTTTGCAACAACGCGCTGGACGCTGTTAGGGAATGCCGGCGAGGCGTCGCGGCGGGACAAGGCATGGGAGCACTTCTCCCGAAGTTACTGGTACCCAGTCTACGCCTACATTCGCCGCCGCGGCCATGGCCCTGACAACGCGAGCGATCTCACCCAGGCGTTCTTCGCCAAGCTCATCGAGCAGGACTGGCTTTCCAAGGTGGAGCAGCGGGACGCCCGGTTCAGCACGCTGCTGGTCACCATCCTGAAAAATTTCCTGATCAAGTCCCACCATCGCGAAACCGCGCAAAAACGCGGCGGCGGCGAGAAGCCGGTGTCGCTGGATCTGGCCCACGCCGAGCACTGGTTCGGTCAGGAACCTGCGACACCGGACGCCCCGGAGGCCTTTTTCGAGAAACGCTGGGCGCACGCGGTCATGGAGGCCGCACTGGCCCGGCTGCGCGAAGAATACGATTCCACGGGCAAGGGAAAGGTCTTCGAAGCCATCAGCCAGTTTCTCTACCGCGAGGCCGTCCCGGGCGACTACGACGCCGTGGGCGAACAGCTCGGCATCCACGGCCGCAGCGTCGCGGTCGCGGTCTATCGGATGCGCACCGATTTCCGCGCCATGGTACGGAATGAAGTCGCCGCCGGCCTGCGGGATGACAGTCTGGTGGAGGAGGAAATGAAGTCGCTGGTCGAGCTGCTAGGGACGTGA
- a CDS encoding TonB-dependent receptor: MSEEALDTHHKALKINLDPRWYGTLAEIGAGQEVVRWFFRVGAAAGTVAKSISAYDMTVSDAIYGSGDRYVSRTRLQAMLDREFSLNVERLAEKRGDTTAFFAFADTVVARSFKGGNECHGWMGVKFQSRPRDEPSQILIHVRMLDNEASLQQEALGVVGVNLLYGAFFLHHEPEQLVESLLDKLTTGRIEIDVIEFRGIEFRSVDNRLVSLKLVQLGLSGAAMFDPQGQVLQPSEALYKKAVLVERGSFRPPTHVNLDMLQCALEKFTADPDVAGKPVLPIFELTMRNLLAGGNEVDRRDFLARADLLAACGMTVMISDYFEYYRLAAYISWRTKERIGIVMGTPSLTELFEEKYYTQLPGGILESFGRLFKYNLKLYIYPLKNAETGALTTVDNLEVAPELKKLYGYLADRGSFVALDNFKPEFLHIFSRDVLRKIAAGDEAWVEMVPPQVAQMVKDRRFFGCRPAL; encoded by the coding sequence ATGAGCGAGGAAGCCCTAGATACTCACCACAAGGCTCTTAAAATCAATCTCGACCCACGCTGGTACGGGACCCTCGCCGAGATCGGGGCAGGGCAGGAGGTGGTGCGCTGGTTCTTCCGTGTCGGCGCGGCCGCCGGGACCGTGGCCAAGAGCATTTCCGCCTACGACATGACGGTCAGCGACGCCATCTACGGCAGCGGCGACCGCTACGTCTCCCGCACCCGCCTGCAGGCGATGCTCGACCGCGAGTTCTCGCTGAATGTCGAGCGCCTCGCCGAAAAACGAGGCGACACCACCGCCTTCTTCGCCTTCGCCGACACCGTCGTGGCCCGCAGCTTCAAGGGCGGCAACGAGTGTCACGGCTGGATGGGCGTGAAATTCCAGTCCCGCCCCCGCGACGAGCCCAGCCAGATCCTGATCCACGTCCGGATGTTGGACAACGAGGCCTCGCTCCAACAGGAAGCGCTCGGCGTGGTCGGCGTGAACCTGCTCTACGGCGCCTTTTTCCTCCACCACGAGCCGGAGCAGCTCGTGGAAAGCCTGCTCGACAAGCTGACCACCGGCCGCATCGAGATCGACGTGATCGAGTTCCGCGGCATTGAGTTCCGCTCGGTGGACAACCGGCTTGTTAGCCTCAAGCTCGTCCAGCTCGGCCTCAGCGGCGCGGCGATGTTCGATCCCCAGGGCCAGGTGCTCCAGCCATCGGAGGCGCTCTACAAAAAGGCCGTCCTCGTCGAGCGCGGCAGCTTCCGCCCGCCGACCCACGTGAACCTGGACATGCTCCAGTGCGCGCTGGAGAAATTCACCGCCGACCCCGACGTCGCGGGCAAGCCGGTTCTCCCGATCTTCGAGCTGACCATGCGCAATCTGCTCGCTGGCGGCAACGAGGTCGACCGCCGCGATTTCCTCGCTCGCGCCGACCTGCTCGCCGCCTGCGGGATGACCGTGATGATCTCGGACTACTTCGAATACTACCGCCTCGCCGCCTACATCTCGTGGCGGACGAAGGAGCGGATCGGCATCGTCATGGGCACCCCGAGCCTCACCGAGCTCTTCGAGGAAAAATACTACACCCAGCTCCCCGGCGGCATCCTCGAAAGCTTCGGCCGGCTCTTCAAATACAACCTCAAGCTCTACATCTACCCGCTCAAGAACGCCGAAACCGGCGCTCTAACCACCGTCGACAACCTCGAAGTCGCCCCTGAACTGAAGAAGCTCTACGGCTACCTCGCCGACCGCGGCAGCTTCGTGGCGCTGGACAATTTCAAGCCTGAGTTCCTCCACATCTTCTCGCGGGACGTGCTCAGAAAGATCGCCGCCGGTGACGAGGCATGGGTGGAAATGGTTCCGCCGCAGGTCGCCCAAATGGTCAAGGACCGCCGCTTCTTCGGCTGCCGACCGGCCCTCTAG
- a CDS encoding ThuA domain-containing protein — protein sequence MKTPSILALLGAFALSASAQEVKPLKVMLLTGGCCHDYKTQKDILKKGLEERINVTVEQIHVDDGSTKPPLPIYGNPDYAAGYDLVIHDECAADVKDLEVVKGVVKPHLDGIPAIALHCAMHCYRVGEYQKKATKDEDTTWFDLLGLQSSGHGSQRPIDIKFTDTSHPITKGAKDWTTGNEELYNNIDIHKSATPLATGTQDKSTTVVVWTNLYGPKKTRVFATTIGHNNDTVSDARYLDMVAKGVLWATDKLDAQGKPKAGYGRPEKK from the coding sequence ATGAAAACGCCGTCCATCCTCGCCCTCCTTGGTGCATTCGCCCTCTCCGCCTCCGCCCAGGAAGTCAAACCGCTCAAGGTGATGCTCCTCACCGGCGGCTGCTGCCACGACTACAAGACCCAGAAGGACATCCTGAAGAAGGGCCTGGAAGAACGGATCAATGTCACCGTGGAGCAGATCCACGTGGATGACGGCAGCACCAAGCCGCCGCTCCCGATCTATGGCAATCCCGACTACGCCGCCGGCTACGATCTGGTCATCCACGACGAGTGCGCCGCCGACGTGAAGGATCTGGAGGTCGTGAAAGGCGTGGTGAAGCCGCACCTTGATGGCATCCCGGCCATCGCCCTCCACTGCGCCATGCACTGTTACCGCGTCGGCGAGTACCAGAAGAAGGCCACCAAGGACGAGGACACGACTTGGTTCGACCTGCTCGGCCTGCAGTCCAGCGGCCACGGTTCCCAGAGGCCGATCGACATCAAGTTCACCGACACCAGCCACCCGATCACCAAGGGAGCCAAGGATTGGACCACGGGGAACGAGGAGCTCTACAACAACATCGACATCCACAAGAGCGCCACGCCGCTCGCCACCGGCACCCAGGATAAGTCCACGACCGTGGTCGTGTGGACGAACCTCTACGGGCCGAAGAAGACCCGCGTCTTCGCCACCACCATCGGCCACAACAACGACACGGTGAGCGACGCACGCTATCTCGACATGGTCGCCAAGGGCGTGCTGTGGGCCACCGACAAGCTCGATGCCCAGGGCAAGCCGAAGGCGGGCTACGGGCGTCCGGAGAAGAAGTAA
- the trpE gene encoding anthranilate synthase component I: MLPRVVNSIPVEPSFEAFCKLAGQGNVVPLYTQLAADFETPLSAYLKVRDARHSFLLESAESTDKSGRWSIIGTNPRRVIEARDKNLTIREGSSVEKITVEDDVLAALERHMAPYKPVLHGNLPPFCGGLVGFLAYDAIRQFEPTVPAAPNDELGIPDAVFMLADTLIVFDQRLRRLQIIANAFTGDHASLQEAYDAARGKISALVEMLNRPLHVPALNGLAPVEAAPAESNTTQAEYEDMVLRGKEYIAAGDVFQFVPSQRFSTDFHRSPVDLYRALRHVNPSPYMFILELGDFALVGSSPEVHVRAIGGRIDIRPIAGTRWRGKTQEEDDELAADLLADPKERAEHLMLVDLARNDVGRIAKHGSVKVDDFMIVERYSHVMHIVSNVTGTLDDTHSSYDVLRATFPAGTVSGAPKIRAMQVINELEKSKRCAYAGAVGYFGFDGGHDSCITLRTCLLKDGKAYVQAGAGVVADSNPTYEYNETVNKAKGMLRAIALAKTLED, translated from the coding sequence ATGCTCCCGCGCGTTGTGAATTCCATTCCGGTCGAACCGTCGTTCGAGGCCTTCTGCAAGCTGGCCGGGCAGGGCAATGTTGTCCCGCTCTACACCCAGCTTGCCGCGGACTTCGAGACGCCGCTGTCGGCGTACCTCAAGGTGCGCGACGCGCGTCATTCCTTCCTGCTCGAGAGCGCTGAAAGCACGGACAAGAGCGGACGATGGTCGATCATCGGGACGAACCCGCGACGGGTCATCGAGGCCCGCGACAAGAACCTGACGATCCGCGAGGGTTCGTCGGTGGAAAAGATCACGGTCGAGGACGACGTGCTCGCCGCGCTGGAGCGCCACATGGCTCCCTACAAGCCGGTGTTGCACGGCAACCTGCCGCCGTTTTGCGGCGGTCTGGTCGGCTTCCTCGCCTACGATGCGATCCGCCAGTTCGAGCCGACGGTACCTGCCGCGCCGAACGACGAACTGGGCATTCCGGACGCAGTTTTCATGCTGGCCGATACGCTGATCGTTTTCGACCAGCGCCTGCGCCGCCTGCAGATCATCGCGAACGCTTTCACCGGCGATCACGCTTCGTTGCAAGAGGCCTATGACGCCGCGCGCGGCAAGATCTCGGCGCTGGTGGAAATGCTGAATCGTCCGCTGCATGTGCCGGCCCTGAACGGCCTAGCGCCGGTCGAAGCGGCACCGGCGGAGAGCAACACCACACAGGCTGAGTACGAAGACATGGTGCTGCGCGGGAAGGAATACATCGCCGCCGGTGACGTGTTCCAATTCGTGCCGAGCCAGCGCTTCTCGACGGATTTCCATCGCTCGCCGGTGGATCTCTATCGCGCGCTGCGCCATGTGAATCCATCGCCGTACATGTTCATCCTGGAACTCGGCGACTTCGCGTTGGTGGGTTCGTCGCCGGAAGTTCATGTGCGTGCCATCGGCGGTCGCATCGACATTCGTCCGATCGCGGGAACGCGTTGGAGAGGCAAGACGCAGGAGGAGGACGATGAACTCGCCGCCGACCTGCTGGCCGATCCGAAGGAGCGCGCCGAGCACTTGATGCTCGTCGATCTCGCGCGCAACGATGTCGGTCGCATCGCCAAACACGGCAGCGTGAAGGTCGATGATTTCATGATCGTGGAGCGTTACAGCCACGTCATGCACATCGTCTCGAACGTCACCGGCACACTCGACGACACTCATAGCAGTTACGACGTGCTGCGCGCGACCTTCCCAGCGGGAACGGTCAGCGGTGCACCGAAGATCCGCGCGATGCAGGTCATCAACGAACTCGAGAAGAGCAAGCGCTGCGCCTACGCGGGTGCGGTTGGCTACTTCGGCTTCGATGGTGGCCACGACTCGTGCATCACCCTGCGCACGTGCTTGCTTAAAGACGGCAAGGCGTACGTGCAAGCAGGCGCCGGCGTGGTCGCGGACTCCAACCCGACCTACGAGTACAACGAGACCGTCAACAAAGCCAAGGGCATGCTCCGCGCGATCGCCTTGGCCAAAACGCTGGAGGACTGA
- a CDS encoding BPL-N domain-containing protein: MVLDSAEAGPTVIIHAPEEGAGRDVLRQLQYDPPVRGRLVLAREHLGREPASSSGWETGPGLSLLTSRFQDARLLVFRKDEDAHAYDPQFRGDTVQGSGEGAAAVLKSLCAMKTGVAGKGWEALPATGREGEIVVTTNARFQSNAGLRPALQERELRTAAQTLLRHLGMTGEKPGNLSLFPATRSGQIRVAVFDDMGAQSSSGHEPSWLRSRLEHDAGLQVELVGVPEILQGALSRADVLVMGGGKSSMESKALGEKGRTIVVDFVRKGGGYLGICAGAFLGSSTTGKIPYLKLLPVTTGATALQCQTPLKWRAGALGEDRVEKAEIHGGPSFQVMEDAAGQVDVWATFAQNEVHPEKGEYKLKDTPAVISGSCGKGKVILTSTHCERPPSPSTHFAGMVRWVAEGSGEPGK; this comes from the coding sequence GTGGTTCTCGATTCCGCCGAGGCGGGCCCGACGGTGATCATTCATGCTCCTGAGGAGGGGGCGGGGAGAGACGTGTTGCGTCAGCTTCAGTATGACCCGCCGGTTAGAGGGCGGCTGGTGCTTGCGCGGGAGCATCTCGGGAGGGAACCCGCGAGTTCATCGGGATGGGAAACGGGTCCGGGACTTTCCCTCCTGACGAGCCGCTTCCAAGACGCCCGGCTCCTCGTTTTCCGGAAGGATGAGGACGCCCACGCCTACGATCCGCAGTTTCGTGGGGATACGGTGCAGGGAAGCGGTGAAGGGGCGGCTGCGGTCCTGAAGTCCCTTTGCGCGATGAAGACCGGAGTGGCAGGGAAAGGCTGGGAGGCTTTGCCCGCGACCGGGAGGGAAGGGGAAATCGTCGTTACGACGAATGCCCGCTTCCAGAGCAATGCCGGCCTGCGCCCTGCCCTGCAGGAGCGCGAACTGAGGACCGCCGCCCAGACATTGCTGCGGCATCTCGGGATGACAGGGGAGAAGCCGGGAAACCTGTCGCTGTTCCCTGCCACGAGATCCGGGCAGATCCGGGTCGCAGTCTTCGACGACATGGGAGCCCAGAGCTCCAGCGGCCACGAACCCTCGTGGCTGAGGTCGCGACTCGAGCACGACGCAGGACTGCAGGTGGAACTTGTGGGCGTTCCGGAGATTCTCCAAGGCGCTCTGAGCCGTGCGGACGTGCTGGTGATGGGTGGTGGCAAGTCGAGCATGGAATCGAAGGCGCTGGGTGAGAAGGGGCGGACGATCGTGGTGGATTTTGTCAGGAAGGGCGGAGGCTACCTCGGCATCTGCGCCGGAGCCTTTCTCGGAAGCAGCACCACGGGAAAAATCCCGTATTTGAAGCTGCTGCCGGTGACCACCGGCGCCACCGCCTTGCAATGCCAGACGCCCTTGAAGTGGCGCGCCGGTGCCTTGGGGGAGGACCGGGTGGAAAAGGCGGAGATTCACGGCGGCCCGAGCTTTCAGGTGATGGAAGATGCCGCCGGGCAAGTTGATGTCTGGGCGACTTTCGCGCAGAACGAGGTCCATCCGGAAAAGGGTGAGTACAAGCTGAAGGATACTCCGGCCGTGATTTCAGGCAGCTGTGGGAAGGGCAAGGTGATCCTCACCAGCACCCATTGCGAACGGCCGCCAAGCCCGTCCACCCACTTCGCGGGCATGGTGCGCTGGGTCGCGGAAGGGAGCGGGGAGCCCGGGAAATGA
- a CDS encoding GNAT family N-acetyltransferase — protein sequence MALELVPAIAEFIPRLSVICHEAFSALHDRCGVERDIPAPEVGEMIIGQTVQRPDYTGVMAVLDGEIIGSNFLTFADEVAGVGPITVDPKVQSKGIGRALMQWVIDEARRREIRQVRLFQEALNITSLSLYTALGFDWRDSAVLMQAAPAAEEDPEVRPITGDDLPVIAELSRLAYGFSRAGDAAQLIEFQVPGFLKLRGGKPVAYLFATLFGHAGAETDEDLLGLASQAARHLPPPVAKYICPMARTGLFRKAMAAGHRTGKVLSYMSFGDYTPPTGAHFPSIQC from the coding sequence ATGGCGCTCGAACTCGTCCCCGCGATCGCGGAATTCATCCCGCGGCTTTCCGTCATTTGCCACGAAGCCTTTTCCGCCCTGCACGACCGCTGCGGGGTCGAGAGGGATATTCCCGCTCCCGAAGTCGGGGAAATGATCATCGGCCAGACCGTCCAGCGGCCCGACTACACCGGCGTGATGGCGGTGCTGGATGGCGAAATCATCGGCTCGAATTTCCTGACCTTCGCCGATGAGGTCGCAGGTGTGGGGCCGATCACCGTCGACCCGAAAGTGCAGTCGAAAGGGATCGGCCGGGCGCTGATGCAGTGGGTGATCGATGAAGCCCGGCGGCGGGAGATCCGGCAGGTGCGGCTTTTCCAAGAGGCGCTCAATATCACCTCGCTGTCGCTTTACACTGCTCTCGGCTTCGATTGGCGGGACAGCGCGGTGCTGATGCAGGCGGCGCCCGCAGCGGAGGAGGATCCGGAGGTCCGGCCGATTACCGGAGATGACCTGCCAGTGATCGCCGAACTTTCGCGCCTCGCCTACGGCTTCTCGCGCGCAGGCGATGCAGCGCAGCTGATCGAGTTTCAGGTGCCGGGTTTCCTCAAGCTCCGCGGCGGAAAGCCGGTCGCCTATCTCTTCGCGACCTTGTTCGGTCACGCGGGTGCCGAGACCGATGAAGACCTGCTCGGCCTGGCTTCCCAGGCCGCCCGTCACCTGCCGCCACCGGTGGCCAAGTACATCTGCCCGATGGCCCGCACCGGCCTCTTCCGCAAGGCGATGGCTGCTGGCCACCGCACCGGCAAGGTGCTCTCGTACATGTCATTCGGCGACTACACTCCGCCCACCGGGGCGCATTTCCCGTCGATCCAGTGCTGA